One region of Suncus etruscus isolate mSunEtr1 chromosome 5, mSunEtr1.pri.cur, whole genome shotgun sequence genomic DNA includes:
- the FKBP7 gene encoding peptidyl-prolyl cis-trans isomerase FKBP7, translating into MPGTALCDAGQCLPRVPFLSAAGRGPSGASLGSMHFVLSFVLLFCVWDTLTAQQGSTEEVQIEVLHRPENCSKTSKRGDLLNVHYDGYLAEDGSQFYCSRTQNEGHPKWFVLGVGQVIKGLDIGMMDMCAGEKRKVLIPPSFAYGKEGYAKGKIPANATLIFEIELYAVTKGPRSIETFKQIDTDNDRQLSKNEINHYLKKEFEKDETPRDKSYQNAVLEDIFKKNDHNGDGFISSKEYNIYQHDEL; encoded by the exons ATGCCAGGAACGGCCCTTTGTGACGCAGGACAATGCCTGCCACGCGTCCCGTTCCTCTCTGCAGCCGGCCGCGGTCCTAGCGGGGCTAGCTTGGGAAGCATGCATTTCGTGCTCAGCTTCGTCCTTCTCTTTTGCGTGTGGGACACGTTGACGGCTCAGCAAGGCAGCACGGAAGAAGTGCAAATAGAAGTTCTGCATCGACCCGAAAACTGTTCTAAAACCAGCAAGAGAGGAGACCTACTCAATGTCCATTATGACGGCTACTTGGCTGAAGACGGCTCCCAATTCTACTGCAG TCGGACACAAAATGAAGGCCACCCCAAATGGTTTGTTCTTGGGGTTGGACAAGTCATTAAAGGCCTGGACATTGGTATGATGGATATGTGCgctggagagaagaggaaagtgcTTATACCGCCATCGTTTGCCTATGGAAAGGAAGGTTATG CCAAAGGCAAGATTCCAGCCAATGCAACACTGATCTTTGAGATTGAACTTTATGCTGTGACCAAAGGACCACGGAGCATTGAAACATTCAAACAAATAGATACTGACAATGACAGACAACTCTCCAAAAACGAG ATAAATCATTATTTGAAAAAGGAATTTGAAAAAGATGAGACGCCACGCGACAAGTCATACCAGAATGCAGTTTTAGaagatatttttaagaagaaCGACCATAATGGTGATGGTTTCATTTCCTCCAAGGAATACAATATATATCAACATGATGAATTGTAG
- the PJVK gene encoding pejvakin — MFAAATKSFVKQVGDGGRLVPVPSLSEADKYQPLSLVVKKKRCFLFPRYKFTSTPFTLKDILIGDREISAGISSYQLLNYEDESDVSLYGRRGNHIVNDVGINVTGSDSIAVKASFGVVTKHEVEVSTLLKEITTRKINFDHSLIRQSRGSRKAVLCVVMESIRTTRQCSLSVHAGIRGEAMRFHFMDEQNPKGRDKAIVFPAHTTIAYSVFELFIYLDGGFDICVTSVSKGGFEREETATFAFLYRLRNILFERNRRVMDAISRSQLYLDDLFSDYYDKSLSMTDISLKEGTHIRVNLLNHNIPKGPCILCGMGNLKRETVYGCFQCSVDGQKYVRLHAVPCFDVWHKRMK, encoded by the exons ATGTTTGCTGCTGCTACTAAGAGCTTTGTCAAACAAGttggagatggagggagattagTTCCTGTTCCAAGCCTAAGCGAGGCTGACAAATACCAGCCTCTTAGTCTTGTGGTGAAAAAGAAGCGATGCTTTCTGTTTCCACGATACAAATTTACCTCAACACCTTTTACACTGAAAGATATTCTTATAGGAGACAGAGAAATTTCAGCTG gcaTTTCATCTTATCAACTACTGAATTATGAAGATGAATCAGATGTTTCTCTCTATGGAAGGCGTGGCAACCATATTGTGAATGATGTTGGTATTAATGTTACTGGGTCAGATTCCATTGCAGTAAAAGCATCATTTGGTGTAGTAACCAAACATGAAGTAGAAGTGTCAACATTACTCAAGGAAATTACTACACG aaaaattaattttgaccACAGCCTGATACGTCAATCAAGAGGCAGCAGAAAGGCAGTGCTGTGTGTAGTCATGGAAAGTATTCGAACCACACGGCAGTGCTCGCTGTCTGTGCATGCTGGGATTCGTGGAGAAGCCATGAGG tttcattttATGGATGAACAGAATCCCAAGGGAAGGGACAAAGCTATTGTCTTTCCAGCACATACAACTATAGCTTACAGTGTTTTTGAACTCTTCATTTATTTGGACGGTGGCTTTG ACATTTGTGTCACTTCAGTGTCAAAAGGAGGATTTGAAAGGGAAGAAACAGCAACATTTGCATTCCTGTACAGATTGAGAAATATACTTTTTGAAAGAA ATAGAAGGGTGATGGATGCCATTTCTCGTTCACAACTTTACTTAGATGATCTTTTCTCCGACTATTATGACAAATCTCTCAGCATGACCGATATTTCACTCAAGGAAGGGACTCACATCCGAGTCAATTTACTTAATCACAACATTCCAAAAGGACCTTGCATACTCTGTGGAATGGGAAACTTGAAAAGAGAGACAGTGTATGGGTGCTTTCAGTGCTCTGTGGATGGACAAAAGTATGTGAGACTTCATGCAGTTCCTTGTTTTGATGTTTGGcacaaaagaatgaaataa